The genomic segment CTACCGACTCATGAATAGATGTCAGCTCTTCAATGATCATGATGTTCTCTTCTTCGCGTACCGTCGGTACACGATTTAACCATTTATAATAGGCAGCACGGGATACGTCCGCAAAACGACAGAGGGCGACAATCGAATAGCCGAACTGGTCCGCCAACGATTGTATAGCCTTGTACTTATCCAAATTTCGGACTTGGTCTAACCTCTCCCCCTTTCGAACTCCTCTAGCTTTTTTAAGAACTCATTTTCCATTCGAAGAAGCTCGTTCTCTTGCTCAATCTTTTTCATCTCGATGGAGAGGCGTTCCACGTCCGTCAGTTCCTCAAACGGTTTCGTACGTCCACGGCTATCCATCAGTCCGTCAATCCCATTCTTTTCATACTTTTGAACCCACTTGTAGATTTGTTGGTAGGAGACCCGGTGGGTCTTCGCAGTTTCTTTATACTTCTTTCCATTTTTAAGACAGTCGCTGACTATACTAACGCGTTCTTCGAATGTCGTGATTCTTCCTCTGGTCATAGCGAATCGCTCCTTTAGTAGTGTGTCTTCACTACGACCATTATAGTTTGAAATCCAACGTCTGAGTACGCTTGCACTGGAGATGTTTAATTTTATGATGACGTCCATGACGGGCTCACCTTTTTCTAGCACGTCGCGTACGGCTCGCTCTTTAAACTCATTGGAATACTTCGTGCATACCGACCGTTTCTCCAAAGCTGAGATACCGCCTTGACGATACATCTGTCTCCATCTGAGTAGGGTCGATTGTGTGACCCCGAAGAGTCTTGCGACTTCCCACAACGTGGACACTCCTTCTTCATAAGTTTGGATGGCATATAGTTTTTCACTAGCGGAACGCTTGAATTTGGACATAGAAAAAAGCTCCTTTCAAAAGTAAACAGTTTTTCTTATTTCAACTGTC from the Exiguobacterium oxidotolerans JCM 12280 genome contains:
- a CDS encoding helix-turn-helix domain-containing protein, with translation MSKFKRSASEKLYAIQTYEEGVSTLWEVARLFGVTQSTLLRWRQMYRQGGISALEKRSVCTKYSNEFKERAVRDVLEKGEPVMDVIIKLNISSASVLRRWISNYNGRSEDTLLKERFAMTRGRITTFEERVSIVSDCLKNGKKYKETAKTHRVSYQQIYKWVQKYEKNGIDGLMDSRGRTKPFEELTDVERLSIEMKKIEQENELLRMENEFLKKLEEFERGRG